The following coding sequences are from one Electrophorus electricus isolate fEleEle1 chromosome 22, fEleEle1.pri, whole genome shotgun sequence window:
- the igfbp6b gene encoding insulin-like growth factor-binding protein 6b, translating into MDNLRQERKMPSLSNLMTIVLLLITHCGSWTLANRLGPHKVCPSCKDPMGAGRASREHAGGSSASTAALALGEPCGVYTLGCAKGLRCMPPPREHSPLQALLQGRGFCIKHSRASPTERPHLAGPHPSHSGEIDKAPCRKLLNAMLRGLELTVFQSDRDIYIPNCDTRGYYRKKQCRSSKGMQRGHCWCVDELGVAVATRAGEDGALPCDGE; encoded by the exons ATGGACAACCTGAGACAGGAACGCAAGATGCCTTCCCTCTCGAACTTGATGACCATTGTCCTGTTGCTCATCACCCACTGTGGAAGCTGGACTCTGGCCAACCGCTTGGGCCCCCACAAGGTCTGCCCATCCTGCAAGGACCCAATGGGCGCGGGCCGGGCCTCTCGGGAGCACGCAGGGGGGTCCTCGGCCAGCACGGCCGCCCTGGCGCTGGGGGAGCCCTGCGGGGTGTACACCCTCGGCTGTGCCAAGGGCCTACGCTGCATGCCTCCGCCGCGCGAGCACAGCCCCCTCCAGGCACTGCTGCAGGGCAGGGGCTTCTGCATCAAGCACAGCAGGGCAAGTCCCACGGAGAGACCCCACCTCGCAG GTCCCCATCCTTCACACAGTGGTGAAATAGATAAG GCTCCGTGCCGGAAGCTACTCAATGCCATGTTGCGGGGACTCGAGCTCACTGTCTTCCAGTCTGACCGTGACATCTACATCCCCAACTGCGACACGCGCGGCTACTACAGGAAAAAGCAG TGTCGGTCCTCCAAAGGCATGCAGCGCGGccactgctggtgtgtggatGAGCTCGGCGTTGCCGTGGCGACACGTGCTGGCGAGGACGGCGCGTTACCGTGCGACGGCGAGTGA
- the pip4k2ca gene encoding phosphatidylinositol 5-phosphate 4-kinase type-2 gamma, producing MASLTHPGSASVPMVMLAPKTKTKKKHFVQQKVKVFRASDPVLSVFMWGVNHSINDLNQVPVPVMLLPDDFKANTKIKVNNHLFNKENLPGHFKFKEYCPQVFRNLRERFGIEDLDYQVSLTRSPPVKGEGRGEGLLFTSYDRTLVVKQISSEDVADMHSILSEYHQHIVKCHGSTLLPQFLGMYRVSVESEDTYLIVMRNMFSHRLVVHRKYDLKGSLVSREASDKEKVKELPTFKDVDFRNNMQKVYVTEDDKEKMMEKLNRDVEFLVKLKIMDYSLLLGIHDIARAEREEEDAEEPGGEDEGEAENGLTPAPQVGSFGTSPEGIAGYMNSFKPLGPGEFEPYVDVYAVKSAPGAPQREVYFMGLIDVLTQYDTKKKAAHAAKTVKHGAGAEISTVHPEQYAKRFRDFISNIFA from the exons ATGGCCTCCCTCACTCACCCAGGCAGCGCCTCCGTGCCCATGGTCATGCTGGCCCCGAAAACCAAAACGAAAAAGAAGCATTTTGTCCAGCAGAAGGTGAAGGTCTTCCGGGCCAGCGATCCGGTGCTCAGCGTCTTTATGTGGGGTGTAAATCACTCG ATAAATGATCTAAACCAGGTTCCAGTTCCAGTTATGCTCCTCCCTGATGACTTTAAAGCCAACACTAAAATCAAAGTCAACAACCATCTCTTTAACAA AGAGAATCTTCCTGGGCATTTCAAATTCAAAGAGTATTGCCCCCAGGTCTTTAGGAACCTGCGAGAGCGATTTGGCATTGAGGATCTGGATTACCAG GTCTCCCTGACCCGCAGTCCTCCTGTAAAGGGCGAAGGACGGGGGGAGGGTCTCCTCTTTACCTCGTATGACCGGACACTGGTGGTGAAACAGATCTCCAGTGAGGACGTGGCCGACATGCACAGCATCCTGTCTGAATATCACCAG CACATAGTGAAGTGTCATGGCAGTACCCTCCTCCCCCAGTTCCTGGGCATGTACCGTGTGAGCGTGGAGAGCGAGGATACCTACCTCATTGTCATGAGGAACATGTTTAGCCACCGGCTGGTCGTGCACAGGAAGTATGACCTTAAG GGTTCCTTAGTATCCCGTGAGGCCAGTGATAAGGAGAAG GTGAAAGAATTGCCCACCTTTAAGGATGTGGATTTTAGGAACAACATGCAGAAGGTGTATGTGACGGAGGatgacaaagagaaaatgatggAGAAGCTTAACAGGGATGTGGAG TTCCTAGTGAAGCTAAAGATAATGGACTACAGCCTACTGCTTGGTATCCATGACATTGCCCGTGCGGAAcgtgaggaagaggatgctgaggagcctggtggagaggacGAAGGGGAGGCAGAGAATGGCCTGACCCCCGCCCCACAGGTGGGCTCCTTCGGCACATCCCCCGAGGGCATCGCCGGCTACATGAACTCCTTTAAGCCCCTGGGTCCTGGCGAGTTCGAGCCCTACGTGGACGTGTATGCCGTCAAAAGCGCTCCAG GAGCGCCGCAGAGGGAGGTGTACTTCATGGGCCTTATAGACGTGTTGACGCAGTACGACACCAAGAAGAAAGCAGCACATGCTGCCAAAACCGTCAAGCACGGG gctGGGGCAGAGATATCCACTGTTCATCCTGAGCAATATGCGAAGCGATTCCGTGACTTTATTTCCAACATATTTGCGTAG